A region of Anguilla rostrata isolate EN2019 chromosome 10, ASM1855537v3, whole genome shotgun sequence DNA encodes the following proteins:
- the LOC135233468 gene encoding protein prune homolog 2-like isoform X2, whose amino-acid sequence MEEFLLRTRSALVSESLWSSVHGVLGGGEADVTCVASTLGYAYYLSQKEPADCVCVPLLGQRGGEARVPDETRNFLQRLGVSESSLLWRDDIDLLQLHAAGKLSLTLLNSKEDGALSSSVVRVINRSERRGGGLGASSTAMVAREILQEAPEQLTPPLAELLRVALMLESAKTPSQDGHPLPDHEELLRALVDSCPSHCDVIQNAPAQQEGLQGSSLDQMLLKELKELSDGDIKVSVSTVSVDLEAYSTCLAVVGDLKLFCDRHGYEGLVILSSAPNDPYRQCQQVAVFSVNKDILNQICCELEEGQGWSLGLEPLACVLEEIQLYGQRDTPVYAEQILALLKDFLDRRQQLFLPNSRTSSTEGVAGSAPLSQGSSGITDMYSSDAEPPNVAENVPEPSGAPQGSELVSPDSGLATVRSSRSSKESSVFLSDDSPVAEPAGFLHNPALGFPSHCHDPPASPAPHDRRPPGRNKSDNFDLFAFDPLHSSSTSPAAGGASECSRSSGEHPTSSLSEFGELSLVDFYTGSSDRQSGSEGSFVLEGGFLSPGPDALLIDSAHGRLPATPANSLVDGRAGGAGGETIPTFFPEDVAEKIGQMVNKESVSSSEPWDDFTSDTKGSTSDDTNAWSLTELSYVGQESPDVYLDEQVGSMDPGQGGGDDDSFLLVSMDSGAMPQKATDTFFRDTVVPKAMLNDAIPAGTHLGQVPHQVSHAAGEIQEDTGAHLNGSRPEPSEFLKSLGYADKTKEDSIDEMSDVMRHLDPFNTREIQKHPEDPEIIDVPPASPNQEPESVPSSLGAEVLEKQVEETDRVFYHQNTGYQLSAGVELSAVDDIVWKTQQVEPGENAEPLEDEEGGLCRMDEHHVPVKQENLEKESSLAERSSLPAEPCDRRDVQMTTLLETGCKQELKDVSHAGTILSNVSETRPPAFPVNGIEVVVEAATENAKEYHFQELGPSPDSAHMWNPFVQMTQPAETYDNWNPNLPVSGEWNPGMLGDLQLTPPEEDTPFKPPPVGEPLPLKTPARLVQKVPLTPETSKEDTSPEQDFWSYSAQRGFLKANAAPYPESLALWNTTIRDDSQSTLSTPDGADSSERSDSFRGLPRAGASLDSPGEVARESMGMWNTTIQEASPESGVQAPRETARSTKEEELNTETGHTEPDESDDTQVARKLDKTLVMISDYGHDQDDNVMTRTHCFPEHLSLEPSAWIAKPSSGSMVKSVSEYDNVGPGSLWYQTSPELEACQETTVTIEPQDSVEFTEECHPVAAHGSTAGFQAPTNTLQDRLDDSTDDSSCHSPFVMLGVTPTLGGAAFPLSQQEDTPLSASPSEDEFPQTTRKQHDDETVLSSTLSDEDRYYDFSSLGRLEAKLPRKEAEHEGAVDLQHEAGLTPDSALSLVALSSPGWRENDSLEGSKTSPDALQRSSREDLRSNSDGDSSGLEMDYIMVSGRGTVREAAEISLKYEQARSPHACLTRLNQYSADQISPYQLNTDLYSPDQSDDDHINSGPSNIDAYRPYQSHTDVIIHNQPNTHIKSPEQSSTDFEDPYQANTELNRTNQLNQCAMRPHQSNADAHRPYQLNITLNSFNQSNTDALNPYQSNTEMHRPHQSNNDLSSSDQSNTDLICPNQSHPDAHNTDQSSTNATNLFPTNTDVVSPYESSSNVISADKSSSDANSACQSDTEDNIPDQLSPDVSNIYQLNKNLSSLFQSNTDVNIPDQTTVELNSSDQMYTGVDHQSSESLNSESELCVRTSNAASTGDRSSPHQSISDAHSPSNSNPELHSNSGVSSHYQRIPDMSSSSALREPFALRAKEEVYVRSQISLEDSDGEGQTLGVLQSWGLPTGGGQDESPSPEDSSGAADTPQSDSGGSVREVGSPFACDLTEDAEGFFLHHSGLPCGVVDHGRGHSQAVLSSDSTQLLLGAEEPVGGQLLQDLEKNTAEQPMGGQLLRGQGKHPEEQQMRDQLWPGFMEHPAEQPIGDQYWPGLMEFPAEQPTGETAEAALEEESPEPAEESGGLKAPESSTNIIVMVMEPDHAQGVSPRSRLDDGMDAPYEEDTMSPNGADNKPVPPASLDIHGGNPQRKKLCAPPINLSLDRSEGSILSDDALDTPDDLDTGDDLDIDVDELDTPDEADSLEYTGHNSELGWEESQAAGQEAPLEVQPIPEYTAEEERLDARLWRTVVIGEQEHRIDMQSIEPYQKVISHGGYYEDLNAIIVFAACFLPDSSKDDYHYVMENLFLYVISTLELMVAEDYMIVYLNGATPRRRMPGLRWLKKCYHMIDRRLKKNLKSFIIVHPSWFIRTILAVTRPFISSKFSSKIKYVNSLDELRQIIPMEYVHIPESIVKYEEERGVEPFVCVRYSSFLNGGETAAGASHIDKAVNGCSS is encoded by the exons GTGTCAGAGTCTCTGTGGTCCAGTGTCCATGGGGTCCTGGGTGGAGGAGAGGCCGACGTCACCTGCGTGGCTTCAACACTGGGCTACGCCTATTACCTCAGccag aaggAGCcggcagactgtgtgtgtgtgccgttgCTGGGGCAGCGTGGAGGTGAAGCTCGTGTCCCGGACGAGACGCGGAACTTCCTGCAGCGGCTGGGCGTGTCCGAATCCTCCCTGCTCTGGAGGGACGACATCgacctgctgcagctccacgCCGCAGGGAAGCTCTCCCTCACCCTGCTCAACAG taaGGAGGATGGGGCCCTCTCATCCAGCGTTGTCAGAGTGATCAATCGCTCAGAGCGCCGGGGAGGCGGGTTGGGGGCGTCGTCGACGGCGATGGTCGCCAGGGAGATTCTTCAAGAGGCACCAGAGCAGCTCACTCCACCGCTGGCTGAGCTCCTGAGAG TGGCTTTAATGCTGGAGTCAGCCAAGACCCCCTCCCAAGATGGCCACCCCCTGCCGGACCACGAAGAGCTCCTCAGAGCCCTGGTGGACAGCTGCCCCtcccattgtgatgtcatacagaATGCCCCTGCCCAACAGGAGGGGCTGCAAG gttcAAGCCTGGATCAGATGTTGTTGAAAGAGCTGAAGGAACTCTCTGATGGAGACATCAAAGTGTCTGTGAGCACAGTGTCAGTGGACCTGGAG GCCTACAGTACCTGCCTGGCCGTGGTTGGGGATCTGAAGTTGTTCTGTGATCGCCATGGTTATGAGGGGCTTGTcatcctctcctctgccccgAACGACCCTTACCGGCAgtgccagcaggtggcagtgttcTCCGTGAACAAAGACATTCTGAACCAG ATTTGCTGTGAGCTagaggaggggcagggctggAGTTTGGGTCTGGAGCCCCTGGCGTGCGTCCTGGAGGAGATCCAGCTGTACGGCCAGCGCGACACGCCCGTATACGCCGAGCAGATCCTCGCGCTCCTCAAAGACTTCCTGGACCGCCGGCAGCAGCTGTTCCTGCCCAACAGCAGGACGTCCTCCACAGAGGGCGTGGCCGGCAGCGCCCCCCTGTCCCAGGGCTCGTCGGGGATCACAGACATGTACAGCTCGGACGCCGAGCCCCCCAACGTTGCTGAGAACGTCCCGGAGCCCAGCGGCGCCCCCCAGGGGTCGGAGCTGGTCAGCCCCGACAGCGGGCTGGCCACCGTCCGCAGCAGCCGTTCCTCCAAGGAGAGCTCGGTGTTCCTCAGTGACGACAGCCCCGTCGCCGAGCCGGCCGGGTTCCTCCACAACCCCGCCCTCGGcttcccctcccactgccatGACCCTCCCGCCTCACCCGCCCCCCATGACCGCCGACCCCCCGGCCGCAACAAGAGCGATAACTTTGACCTGTTTGCCTTCGACCCcctgcacagcagcagcacctcccCTGCGGCAGGGGGCGCCAGTGAGTGCAGCCGGAGCTCTGGGGAGCACCCCACCTCCAGCCTGTCTGAGTTTGGGGAGCTCAGCCTGGTGGACTTCTACACGGGCTCCTCCGACAGGCAGAGCGGCAGCGAGGGAAGCTTCGTCCTGGAAGGGGGGTTCCTCTCTCCTGGTCCAGACGCACTCCTCATCGACAGCGCCCACGGCAGACTCCCGGCCACACCTGCCAACAGCCTGGTTGATGGAAGGgcagggggtgcagggggtgagACCATCCCCACATTCTTCCCAGAAGACGTGGCGGAGAAGATTGGCCAAATGGTGAACAAGGAGAGCGTGTCATCCTCCGAGCCCTGGGACGACTTCACCTCTGACACCAAGGGCTCGACCTCAGATGACACCAATGCATGGAGCCTGACAGAGTTGTCCTACGTTGGCCAGGAGAGTCCGGACGTCTACCTGGATGAGCAGGTAGGTTCAATGGACCCCGGGCAAGGGGGAGGAGATGATGACTCCTTCCTGTTAGTCAGCATGGATTCTGGGGCCATGCCCCAAAAAGCAACTGACACGTTTTTCAGGGATACAGTTGTCCCCAAAGCCATGCTCAATGATGCCATCCCTGCTGGGACTCACCTGGGGCAGGTACCTCATCAAGTGTCACATGCTGCGGGTGAGATCCAGGAAGATACAGGTGCTCACCTGAATGGCTCACGGCCTGAACCCTCTGAGTTCCTAAAATCTTTGGGTTATgctgacaaaacaaaagaagacaGCATCGATGAAATGTCAGATGTGATGAGGCACCTCGACCCCTTTAATACCCGTGAGATCCAGAAGCATCCAGAGGACCCAGAGATTATTGACGTACCACCTGCCTCCCCAAATCAGGAGCCTGAAAGTGTACCTTCTTCACTCGGTGCAGAGGTGTTGGAAAAACAGGTAGAAGAGACTGACAGAGTGTTCTACCATCAAAACACTGGCTATCAGTTGTCTGCAGGTGTGGAACTTTCTGCTGTGGATGACATAGTCTGGAAAACACAGCAGGTGGAGCCAGGTGAGAATGCAGAGCCATTGGAAGATGAAGAGGGAGGCTTGTGCCGAATGGATGAGCATCACGTGCCTGTCAAACAAGAGAACCTTGAAAAG GAGAGCAGTCTGGCTGAACGCTCATCTTTGCCTGCTGAACCCTGTGACCGCAGAGATGTACAGATGACCACACTGTTGGAAACAGGTTGCAAGCAGGAGCTCAAGGATGTTTCCCATGCTGGGACGATCTTATCCAACGTTTCCGAGACACGTCCACCAGCATTTCCGGTGAACGGCATTGAGGTCGTGGTGGAAGCTGCTACAGAAAATGCCAAAGAGTACCACTTTCAAGAGTTGGGCCCAAGCCCTGACAGTGCCCACATGTGGAACCCTTTTGTGCAGATGACCCAGCCAGCTGAAACCTATGACAACTGGAACCCAAACCTGCCTGTCTCGGGTGAGTGGAACCCCGGAATGCTGGGGGACCTCCAGCTGACCCCTCCCGAGGAGGACACACCCTTCAAACCCCCCCCTGTGGGGGAACCCCTTCCTCTGAAAACCCCTGCCAGGCTGGTCCAAAAGGTCCCGCTCACCCCCGAGACCTCAAAGGAGGATACGTCCCCAGAACAGGACTTCTGGAGCTACTCCGCTCAGAGGGGGTTCCTGAAGGCAAATGCTGCCCCTTACCCGGAATCCCTTGCGTTGTGGAATACCACCATCCGGGATGACAGCCAGTCCACCCTCAGCACCCCCGATGGTGCTGACTCCTCCGAACGCTCAGACTCGTTTCGGGGTCTTCCCAGGGCCGGGGCTTCCCTAGACAGCCCAGGGGAGGTTGCCAGGGAGAGCATGGGCATGTGGAACACCACCATCCAGGAGGCCAGCCCTGAGAGTGGGGTACAGGCCCCCCGCGAGACAGCCAGGTCGACCAAGGAGGAGGAGCTCAACACTGAGACAGGGCACACTGAGCCAGATGAGTCAGATGACACTCAAGTGGCCAGAAAGCTTGATAAAACACTGGTGATGATCAGCGACTATGGCCATGACCAGGATGACAATGTCATGACCCGGACTCATTGCTTTCCAGAACATCTGTCACTAGAACCTTCTGCTTGGATCGCTAAGCCTTCGTCTGGGAGCATGGTGAAGTCTGTCTCGGAGTATGACAACGTGGGCCCTGGATCGCTGTGGTACCAAACCTCACCTGAGCTTGAGGCCTGCCAGGAGACGACCGTGACAATAGAGCCTCAGGATTCAGTGGAGTTCACGGAGGAGTGCCACCCTGTGGCAGCCCACGGTAGCACAGCAGGGTTTCAGGCCCCAACCAACACCCTCCAGGATCGCCTGGATGATTCCACGGATGACTCCAGCTGCCATTCCCCGTTTGTGATGCTGGGTGTCACACCAACGCTGGGGGGTGCTGCATTTCCGCTAAGCCAGCAGGAGGACACGCCCCTGTCCGCCTCTCCTTCAGAGGATGAGTTTCCCCAAACGACGCGCAAGCAGCACGATGATGAGACAGTGCTCTCCAGCACCCTTTCTGATGAAGACAGATATTATGACTTTTCCTCCCTGGGGAGGTTGGAGGCAAAGCTGCCAAGGAAAGAAGCTGAGCATGAGGGAGCTGTGGACCTCCAGCACGAGGCGGGACTAACGCCAGACTCTGCTCTGTCACTGGTAGCTTTGAGTAGCCCAGGCTGGAGGGAAAACGACTCTCTGGAAGGCAGCAAGACCAGCCCTGACGCACTGCAGAGAAGCAGCCGGGAGGACCTGAGGTCCAACTCTGATGGCGACTCGTCAGGTCTGGAGATGGATTACATCATGGTTTCAGGCAGGGGGACTGTCAGAGAGGCTGCAGAAATTAGCCTTAAGTACGAGCAAGCACGCTCACCACACGCATGCCTTACTAGACTAAATCAGTACAGTGCTGATCAGATCAGCCCTTACCAGTTAAACACTGATCTGTATagccctgaccaatcagacgaTGATCACATCAACTCTGGTCCATCAAACATTGATGCATACAGACCTTACCAATCACATACAGATGTAATCATACATAACCAGCCAAACACCCATATAAAGAGCCCAGAGCAATCAAGCACTGATTTTGAAGACCCTTACCAAGCAAACACGGAATTAAACAGAACCAACCAATTAAACCAATGTGCAATGAGACCTCACCAATCAAACGCAGATGCACATAGACCTTACCAATTAAACATTACTTTAAACAGCTTCAACCAATCAAACACTGATGCTCTCAACCCTTATCAATCAAACACTGAGATGCATAGACCTCACCAATCAAACAATGATCTATCCAGCTCTGACCAATCTAACACAGATTTAATCTGCCCCAACCAGTCACACCCAGATGCACACAATACTGACCAATCAAGCACTAATGCTACCAACCTTTTCCCAACAAATACAGATGTTGTCAGTCCTTATGAATCCAGCAGTAATGTAATTAGTGCTGATAAATCAAGTTCTGATGCTAACAGTGCCTGTCAATCTGACACGGAGGACAACATCCCTGATCAGCTAAGCCCAGATGTAAGCAACATTTACCAGTTAAACAAAAATCTAAGCAGCCTGTTCCAATCAAACACAGATGTAAATATCCCTGACCAAACTACTGTGGAATTAAACAGCTCTGACCAAATGTACACTGGTGTAGATCACCAATCAAGCGAGAGCTTGAACAGCGAATCAGAGCTGTGTGTACGCACATCAAATGCAGCATCAACAGGGGACAGAAGCAGCCCTCACCAATCAATCAGCGATGCGCACAGTCCTTCCAACTCAAACCCAGAGTTACACAGCAATTCAGGTGTAAGCAGCCATTACCAAAGGATCCCAGATATGAGTAGCAGCTCTGCACTAAGGGAGCCCTTTGCTCTCAGAGCCAAAGAGGAGGTTTACGTCCGGTCCCAGATTTCCCTGGAGGACTCTGACGGGGAGGGGCAAACCCTGGGGGTACTGCAGAGTTGGGGACTGCCGACTGGGGGTGGTCAGGACGAATCTCCCTCGCCTGAGGACAGCTCGGGCGCAGCCGACACCCCACAGAGCGATTCGGGGGGTTCGGTAAGGGAAGTGGGCTCGCCGTTTGCCTGTGACCTCACGGAGGACGCAGAAGGGTTCTTCCTACACCACTCTGGGCTACCCTGTGGTGTTGTGGACCACGGCAGAGGCCACAGCCAGGCAGTCCTGAGCTCTGACAGCACTCAGTTACTACTGGGAGCTGAGGAGCCAGTAGGAGGCCAGCTTCTTCAGGACCTGgagaaaaacacagcagaacaaCCAATGGGAGGTCAGCTTCTTCGGGGCCAGGGAAAACACCCAGAAGAACAGCAAATGAGAGACCAGCTGTGGCCAGGGTTCATGGAGCACCCAGCAGAACAACCAATCGGAGACCAGTATTGGCCAGGGCTGATGGAGTTCCCAGCAGAACAGCCAACAGGAGAGACAGCAGAGGCTGCATTAGAAGAAGAGTCGCCTGAGCCAGCTGAGGAGTCTGG GGGTCTGAAGGCTCCAGAATCCAGTACTAATATCATCGTCATGGTGATGGAACCTGACCACGCCCAGGGTGTGTCTCCAAG GTCCAGACTGGATGATGGGATGGACGCCCCATATGAAGAGGACACTATGAGTCCCAATGGGGCTGATAACAAACCAG TACCCCCCGCCTCTCTGGACATCCATGGGGGGAACCCCCAGAGGAAGAAGCTGTGCGCACCGCCGATAAACCTGTCCCTGGACCGCAGCGAGGGCTCCATCCTGTCCGACGACGCGCTGGACACGCCCGACGACCTGGACACCGGCGACGACCTGGACATCGACGTGGACGAGCTGGACACGCCCGACGAGGCCGATTCCCTGGAGTACACCGGACACAACtctgagctgggctgggagg agtCCCAGGCAGCCGGTCAGGAGGCACCGCTGGAGGTCCAGCCTATCCCAGAATACACTGCAGAGGAAGAGCGGCTGGATGCCCGGCTCTGGAGGACCGTCGTCATCGGAGAGCAGGAGCACCGGATCGACATGCAGAGCATTGAGCCGTACCAGAAGGTCATCTCCCACGGAG GTTACTACGAAGACCTCAACGCCATCATCGTCTTCGCCGCCTGCTTCCTGCCGGACAGCAGCAAGGACGACTACCACTACGTCATGGAGAACCTCTTCCT